Genomic DNA from Candidatus Caldatribacterium sp.:
CCCCCCCCCCCCCCCCGCACCGCCCCAGAGACCCCCCCCCCCGCGCGGCGGACCGGACTCAGCGCACTTGGCATTGCCGACCATACCCCAAGTATGCCTGGAGGTCCTTCGGCACTTTACTTTGAAGCCCGAGGACATTTTCCGCAAGAATTTAACGGGATTCGCCTTTATTTTGGAGCCGAAGTTGATATAATTGATGCCGAAGGTCGCCTCGACCTCCCAGACCGCATTCTCCGTCGTCTTGATTTCACCATTGTTTCCTTTCACCCCCAAGTTTTCCAAGGAGGATCAAAGGAGGTCAACACCCAGGCCTTGGTGAGGGCTCTTGAGCATCCTTTCGTGGACATTGTGGCGCATCCAGGTAACCCCAGGTATCCTCTTGAGTACGAAGAGGTTGTCGACACTGCGGTGAAGCTTGGAAAAGTTATCGAGGTGAACAACAGCTCTTTCCTTGTGAGTAGGAAGGGAAGTGAAGAGAACTGTCGCCTCATTGCGCAACTTGTGAAGTCCTGTGGAGGAATGATTATAGTCTCAAGTGATGCCCATTTCTGTGAGGAAGTCGGCGA
This window encodes:
- a CDS encoding phosphatase, with translation PPPPPRTAPETPPPARRTGLSALGIADHTPSMPGGPSALYFEARGHFPQEFNGIRLYFGAEVDIIDAEGRLDLPDRILRRLDFTIVSFHPQVFQGGSKEVNTQALVRALEHPFVDIVAHPGNPRYPLEYEEVVDTAVKLGKVIEVNNSSFLVSRKGSEENCRLIAQLVKSCGGMIIVSSDAHFCEEVGEFGEALRMLEEIGFPEERIVNASWENLEGFLKNAAQRREKTDALSAY